One segment of Micromonospora parathelypteridis DNA contains the following:
- a CDS encoding response regulator, giving the protein MIRILLVDDHPVVRDGLRGMLESEPDLAVVGEAGSGEEAVAAAHTHHPDVILMDLRMPGLDGPGATDRILAALPQTRVVVLTTYDTDADILRAVEAGACGYLLKDATRTDLTAAIRAAARGETVLTPSVAGRLVEQVRNPPRPATTPILSAREVQVLSLVATGRTNADIGRILHITEATVKTHLLRAFNKLDVSDRTAAVTTAMALGVLPPAHP; this is encoded by the coding sequence ATGATCCGCATCCTGCTGGTCGACGATCACCCCGTCGTCCGCGACGGCCTGCGCGGCATGCTCGAATCCGAACCCGACCTGGCCGTCGTCGGCGAGGCCGGCTCCGGCGAGGAGGCCGTCGCCGCCGCCCACACCCACCACCCCGACGTCATCCTCATGGACCTGCGGATGCCCGGCCTCGACGGCCCCGGCGCCACCGACCGCATCCTTGCCGCGCTGCCACAGACCCGGGTCGTCGTCCTCACCACCTACGACACCGACGCCGACATCCTGCGCGCCGTCGAAGCGGGCGCCTGCGGGTACCTGCTCAAGGACGCCACTCGCACCGACCTCACGGCCGCCATCCGCGCTGCCGCCCGCGGCGAGACAGTCCTCACTCCGTCCGTCGCCGGCCGCCTCGTCGAGCAGGTCCGCAACCCGCCCCGCCCCGCCACCACCCCGATCCTCTCGGCCCGCGAAGTGCAGGTCCTGTCCCTGGTGGCCACCGGCCGCACCAACGCCGACATCGGCCGCATCCTGCACATCACCGAGGCGACCGTGAAGACCCACCTGCTCCGCGCCTTCAACAAACTCGACGTCAGCGACCGCACCGCCGCCGTCACCACCGCGATGGCCCTCGGCGTCCTCCCCCCGGCCCACCCCTGA
- the glgB gene encoding 1,4-alpha-glucan branching protein GlgB: MDQLISGATHDPHALLGAHPAGSSTTIRTMRRGAGDVVLLVGDERHPMKRVHDVGVFEAQVDGTVLDYRVEVDGTAHDDPYRYPPTLGELDLHLIREGRHERLWEALGARVFDEGVAFSVWAPNARGVRVIGDFTGWAPDDGWPMRSLGSSGVWELFVPNARVGARYKYRVLGADGQWRDKADPLAAYAEVPPATASVVHHSTYRWSDADWLARRAERQPHQEPMSVYEVHLGSWRPGLGYRELAEQLTAYVTELGFTHVEFLPVMEHPFGGSWGYQVTGYFAPTSRFGNPDDFRYLVDQLHAAGIGVILDWVPAHFPKDAWALARFDGTPLYEHSDPRRGEHPDWGTYVFDFGRSEVRNFLVANALYWCDQFHVDGLRVDAVASMLYLDYSREHGQWAPNKYGGRENLEAIAFMQEVNATVYKHHAGIVMIAEESTAWPGVTRSTAEGGLGFGFKWNMGWMHDTLLYTSKDPIYRQHHHHQLTFSLAYAWSENYVLPISHDEVVHGKGSLAGKMPGDTWQRLANVRALLAYMWAHPGKQLLFMGSEMADDREWSEERGLDWYLLHDPARAGVQRLVADLNRVYRDTPALWAQDTAPAGFRWIAGDDVANNTVSFVRIAPDGSTLVCVANFSALPLHDYRIGLPAGGTWTEVLNTDAHHYGGSGVGNMGAVHAEDVPWHGMVASAPLQVPPLGAVWLRQG; the protein is encoded by the coding sequence ATGGACCAGCTGATCTCCGGCGCGACGCACGACCCGCACGCGCTGCTCGGCGCGCACCCCGCCGGCTCCTCGACGACGATCCGCACGATGCGCAGGGGCGCCGGTGACGTGGTGCTGCTCGTCGGCGACGAGCGGCACCCGATGAAGCGCGTGCACGACGTCGGCGTCTTCGAGGCGCAGGTCGACGGCACCGTGCTCGACTACCGGGTGGAGGTCGACGGCACCGCGCACGACGACCCGTACCGCTACCCGCCGACCCTCGGCGAGCTGGACCTGCACCTGATCCGCGAGGGCCGCCACGAGCGACTGTGGGAGGCGCTGGGCGCCCGGGTCTTCGACGAGGGCGTCGCGTTCAGCGTCTGGGCACCCAACGCCCGCGGAGTACGGGTGATCGGCGACTTCACCGGCTGGGCGCCCGACGACGGCTGGCCCATGCGGTCGCTCGGCTCCAGCGGAGTGTGGGAGCTGTTCGTCCCCAACGCCCGGGTCGGGGCCCGCTACAAGTACCGCGTCCTCGGCGCCGACGGGCAGTGGCGGGACAAGGCCGACCCCCTGGCCGCGTACGCCGAGGTGCCGCCGGCCACCGCCTCGGTGGTGCACCACTCGACGTACCGGTGGTCCGACGCGGACTGGTTGGCCCGGCGGGCCGAGCGGCAGCCGCACCAGGAGCCGATGAGTGTCTACGAGGTGCACCTCGGTTCGTGGCGGCCCGGCCTGGGCTACCGCGAGCTGGCCGAGCAGCTCACCGCGTACGTCACCGAGTTGGGCTTCACGCACGTGGAGTTCCTGCCCGTGATGGAGCACCCGTTCGGCGGTTCCTGGGGCTATCAGGTCACCGGCTACTTCGCGCCGACGTCCCGGTTCGGCAACCCGGACGACTTCCGCTACCTCGTCGACCAACTGCACGCTGCCGGCATCGGCGTGATCCTCGACTGGGTGCCCGCGCACTTCCCCAAGGACGCATGGGCTCTCGCCCGCTTCGACGGCACCCCGCTCTACGAGCACTCCGACCCGCGGCGCGGCGAACACCCCGACTGGGGCACGTACGTGTTCGACTTCGGTCGCAGCGAGGTGCGTAACTTCCTGGTCGCCAACGCGCTCTACTGGTGCGACCAGTTCCACGTCGACGGGCTGCGGGTGGACGCCGTCGCCTCGATGCTCTACCTGGACTACTCCCGCGAGCACGGGCAGTGGGCCCCCAACAAGTACGGCGGCCGGGAAAACCTGGAGGCCATCGCGTTCATGCAGGAGGTGAACGCGACCGTCTACAAGCACCACGCCGGCATCGTGATGATCGCCGAGGAGTCCACCGCCTGGCCCGGTGTCACCCGCTCCACCGCCGAGGGCGGGCTGGGCTTCGGGTTCAAGTGGAACATGGGCTGGATGCACGACACCCTGCTCTACACCTCGAAGGACCCGATCTACCGCCAGCACCACCACCACCAGCTCACCTTCTCCCTGGCGTACGCCTGGAGCGAGAACTACGTGCTGCCGATCAGCCACGACGAGGTGGTGCACGGCAAGGGCTCACTGGCCGGCAAGATGCCCGGCGACACCTGGCAGCGGCTGGCGAACGTGCGGGCCCTGCTGGCGTACATGTGGGCGCACCCGGGCAAGCAGCTGCTCTTCATGGGCAGCGAGATGGCCGACGACCGGGAGTGGAGCGAGGAACGCGGCCTCGACTGGTACCTGTTGCACGACCCGGCCCGAGCCGGAGTGCAGCGACTCGTCGCTGACCTCAACCGGGTCTACCGGGACACCCCGGCGCTCTGGGCACAGGACACCGCACCGGCCGGCTTCCGCTGGATCGCCGGCGACGACGTCGCCAACAACACCGTGTCGTTCGTCCGGATCGCCCCGGACGGGTCCACGCTGGTCTGCGTGGCGAACTTCTCCGCGCTGCCGCTGCACGACTACCGGATCGGCCTGCCGGCCGGCGGCACCTGGACCGAGGTGCTCAACACCGACGCCCACCACTACGGCGGGTCCGGGGTGGGCAACATGGGCGCGGTGCACGCCGAGGACGTGCCCTGGCACGGCATGGTCGCCTCCGCCCCCCTCCAGGTGCCCCCACTGGGTGCGGTCTGGCTCCGCCAGGGCTAG
- a CDS encoding HNH endonuclease signature motif containing protein, with protein MIDALEQAEAAVAACFDAAAWAASEPDLVAALDATHRLEQRLVAVKLTLVRELDGRGTATAQGASCTAVWLRDRLRLGVGAARRLVELAATLDTGPAGVRDALAGGLVDVEQVRVIAETVETVHTAAGPQAADKAVGVLVDWAAQFDAAGLRKLGTRILDHVAPEVAEAATEAAVRAQESRAARDRHVTISEQPDGRLRLTGILDIEAAALLRAAIDPLTAPTGPDDTRTPGQRRHDALADVCRLALSGGDLPESGGDRPQLVVTTTYDVLRQHLTRGTLDTGGQLSADTVRRLACDARILPAVLGGNGLVLDVGRQRRLVTGPLRRALVLRDRGCAFPGCDRPPRWCDAHHIHHWADGGPTSLDNAVLLCGHHHRHLHHSDWVVRLGGDGHPEFIPPAWLDPEQVPRRNHYHRRN; from the coding sequence GTGATCGATGCGTTGGAGCAGGCCGAAGCCGCAGTGGCGGCCTGTTTCGACGCGGCCGCCTGGGCCGCTTCCGAGCCTGATCTCGTCGCGGCGTTGGATGCCACGCACCGCCTGGAGCAGCGCCTGGTCGCGGTCAAGCTGACCCTCGTGAGGGAGTTGGACGGTCGAGGCACCGCCACCGCGCAGGGCGCGTCCTGCACGGCGGTGTGGTTGCGAGACCGGCTGCGTCTCGGCGTCGGCGCCGCCCGCCGCCTCGTCGAGCTGGCCGCGACGCTCGATACCGGCCCGGCCGGGGTGCGTGACGCGTTGGCCGGTGGGTTGGTCGACGTGGAGCAGGTCCGGGTCATCGCCGAGACGGTCGAGACCGTCCACACCGCCGCCGGCCCGCAGGCCGCCGACAAGGCCGTCGGTGTACTCGTCGACTGGGCGGCGCAGTTCGACGCCGCTGGGTTGCGCAAGCTGGGCACCCGGATCCTGGACCACGTCGCCCCGGAGGTCGCCGAAGCTGCCACCGAGGCGGCGGTGCGGGCGCAGGAATCGCGGGCCGCCCGGGACCGGCACGTCACCATCAGCGAGCAACCCGACGGCCGACTACGCCTCACCGGCATCCTCGACATCGAGGCCGCCGCCCTGCTGCGCGCCGCCATCGACCCACTCACCGCGCCCACCGGGCCCGACGACACCCGCACACCCGGGCAACGCCGCCACGACGCCCTCGCCGACGTCTGCCGACTCGCCCTGAGCGGCGGCGACCTCCCCGAAAGCGGTGGCGACCGCCCGCAACTCGTCGTCACCACCACCTACGACGTCCTGCGCCAACACCTCACCAGGGGCACCCTCGACACCGGCGGGCAGCTCAGCGCCGACACCGTCCGCCGTCTCGCTTGCGACGCGAGAATCCTGCCCGCCGTGCTCGGCGGCAACGGCCTGGTCCTCGACGTCGGCCGACAACGCCGGCTCGTCACCGGCCCGCTACGCCGCGCGCTGGTCCTGCGCGACCGCGGCTGCGCCTTCCCCGGCTGCGACCGACCACCCCGCTGGTGCGACGCCCACCACATCCACCACTGGGCCGACGGCGGCCCGACCAGCCTCGACAACGCTGTGCTGCTCTGCGGCCACCACCACCGACACCTCCACCACAGCGACTGGGTCGTCCGCCTCGGGGGCGACGGCCACCCGGAGTTCATCCCACCCGCCTGGCTCGACCCCGAACAGGTCCCCCGCCGCAACCACTACCACCGACGCAATTAG
- a CDS encoding ABC transporter ATP-binding protein — protein MTPIEVHGLRKTYGGTAAIDGIDMTVGSGEVFALLGPNGAGKSTTIEILEGHRRRDGGDVRVLGEDPGTAGRRWRSRIGIVLQTATDAADLTVRETVRHFAGYYPSPRDPDEVISAVGLTEKADSRIRSLSGGQRRRVDVALGIVGRPELVFLDEPTTGFDPEARRQFWALIRSLAADGTTILLTTHYLDEAAALAGRLAIMLGGRIVAAGTPSTIGGLAHAQATVTWRDGAGLHEVRTDSPNTVVAQLGPDVTDLQVRRPNLEDVYLDLIGARS, from the coding sequence ATGACACCGATTGAAGTTCACGGCCTCCGCAAGACGTACGGGGGCACGGCCGCAATCGACGGAATCGACATGACTGTCGGCAGTGGAGAGGTCTTTGCGCTGCTCGGCCCCAACGGCGCCGGTAAGAGCACCACCATCGAGATCCTCGAAGGGCACCGCCGCCGCGACGGCGGCGACGTTCGGGTCCTGGGCGAGGATCCCGGCACGGCAGGACGCCGGTGGCGGTCCCGGATCGGCATCGTGCTGCAGACGGCTACCGATGCCGCCGACCTCACGGTCCGCGAGACCGTCCGGCATTTCGCCGGCTACTACCCCTCGCCCCGCGACCCGGACGAGGTCATCTCCGCCGTAGGGCTCACGGAGAAGGCTGACTCGCGGATCAGGTCGTTGTCCGGGGGGCAGCGGCGCCGCGTCGACGTGGCGCTGGGCATCGTCGGCCGCCCCGAACTGGTGTTCCTCGACGAACCGACCACGGGGTTCGACCCGGAGGCCCGTCGGCAGTTCTGGGCTCTGATCCGCTCCCTCGCGGCCGACGGAACCACGATCCTGCTCACCACCCACTATCTCGACGAGGCCGCTGCCCTGGCCGGCCGGCTGGCGATCATGCTCGGCGGGCGGATCGTCGCCGCGGGTACACCATCCACCATCGGCGGCCTGGCCCATGCACAAGCGACCGTCACCTGGCGCGACGGCGCCGGCCTGCACGAGGTCCGCACCGACTCCCCCAACACCGTCGTCGCGCAGCTCGGCCCGGACGTGACCGACCTGCAAGTCCGTCGTCCCAACCTGGAAGACGTCTATCTCGACCTGATCGGAGCCCGGTCATGA
- a CDS encoding App1 family protein, translating to MPPTPAGQLAVPNLHRAARIEDAVHQLVQRRLRRTGWRVNIVAYTGYGAPGWVRVMCRVLLGRPDTRQRGRLDKVRGWRSFTTLPNKHVTVTIEAGGVRHETQADRSGFVDTLVEADLPPGWGTVRLSVPDADPVDAPVRILDPEVKFGIISDIDDTVMVTALPRPLLAAWNTFVLDEHARAAVPGMAVLYERLVTSHPGAPVFYLSTGAWNVAPTLTRFLSRHLYPAGPLLLTDWGPTADRWFRSGMEHKRSTLARLSREFPEVRWLLVGDDGQHDQEIYREFAAAHPENVAGVAIRRLSPTQSVLAGTLPAPAGRPSSGPVGQKWLSAPDGAGLWQLLRDAGLV from the coding sequence GTGCCACCCACTCCCGCCGGCCAGCTAGCCGTTCCGAACCTGCATCGGGCTGCACGGATCGAGGACGCCGTCCACCAGCTCGTCCAGCGCCGGCTGCGGCGCACCGGGTGGCGGGTCAACATCGTCGCGTACACCGGCTATGGCGCGCCGGGCTGGGTGCGGGTGATGTGCCGGGTGCTGCTGGGCCGTCCGGACACCCGCCAGCGGGGCCGACTGGACAAGGTCCGCGGCTGGCGCAGCTTCACCACCCTGCCCAACAAGCACGTCACCGTGACCATCGAGGCCGGTGGGGTGCGGCACGAGACGCAGGCCGACCGCAGCGGCTTCGTCGACACGCTGGTCGAGGCTGACCTGCCACCGGGGTGGGGCACGGTCCGCCTCAGCGTCCCGGACGCCGATCCGGTCGACGCGCCGGTGCGCATCCTCGACCCGGAGGTCAAGTTCGGCATCATCTCCGACATCGACGACACCGTGATGGTGACCGCGCTGCCCCGGCCGCTGCTCGCCGCATGGAACACGTTCGTGCTCGACGAGCACGCCCGAGCCGCCGTGCCCGGCATGGCGGTGCTCTACGAGCGGCTGGTCACCTCGCACCCCGGCGCTCCGGTCTTCTACCTCTCCACCGGCGCCTGGAACGTGGCGCCCACCCTGACCCGCTTCCTGTCCCGACACCTCTACCCGGCCGGGCCGCTGCTGCTCACCGACTGGGGCCCGACCGCCGACCGTTGGTTCCGCAGCGGAATGGAACACAAACGGTCCACGCTGGCCCGGCTGTCCCGGGAGTTCCCCGAGGTGCGCTGGCTGCTGGTCGGCGACGACGGCCAGCACGACCAGGAGATCTACCGGGAGTTCGCCGCCGCCCACCCGGAGAACGTCGCCGGGGTGGCGATCCGCCGGCTCTCCCCGACGCAGTCGGTGCTGGCCGGCACCCTGCCGGCCCCGGCCGGTCGCCCGTCGTCGGGGCCGGTGGGGCAGAAGTGGCTCTCCGCGCCGGACGGCGCCGGCCTGTGGCAACTGCTGCGCGACGCCGGCCTGGTCTGA
- a CDS encoding ABC transporter permease, with protein sequence MTMPSVLSNGRSRGYLEVLQLIRQKDALIFTFAFPALLTILLGLIFDTPVMPGSETTHSQVFAAGMIAYGILSTAFISIGIGIAVDRGDGTLKRLRGTPVTAGAYFLGKIVLVFFAAVFEVALLLLVGVLMFDLPLPADVSHWVTFTWLMMLSVIACTLLGIAASSLASSARSAPAVLNLPVLVLQFTSGIFVHIAALPSAMVNVSALFPIKWMGQGFRSVFLPDALASEEVAGSWEPGRTALVLLAWCVIGLVLSLLTFRWSRR encoded by the coding sequence ATGACCATGCCCTCTGTTCTTTCGAACGGCCGCTCCCGGGGCTACCTCGAGGTCCTGCAGCTGATCCGGCAGAAGGACGCGCTCATCTTCACGTTCGCGTTCCCGGCGCTGCTCACGATCCTGCTCGGCCTGATCTTCGACACGCCCGTCATGCCCGGTTCGGAAACCACGCACAGCCAGGTCTTCGCCGCCGGCATGATCGCCTACGGCATCCTGTCGACGGCCTTCATCAGCATCGGCATCGGCATCGCCGTCGACCGCGGGGACGGCACCCTCAAACGCCTGCGGGGTACGCCGGTCACCGCCGGCGCCTACTTCCTCGGCAAGATCGTCCTGGTCTTCTTCGCCGCCGTCTTCGAAGTCGCGTTGCTGCTGCTCGTCGGCGTGCTGATGTTCGACCTGCCACTGCCCGCTGATGTCTCGCACTGGGTCACGTTCACCTGGCTGATGATGTTGTCGGTGATCGCCTGTACCCTGCTGGGCATCGCCGCGAGTTCCCTGGCCAGCTCGGCCCGCAGCGCGCCGGCGGTGCTCAACCTTCCCGTGCTCGTCCTGCAGTTCACGTCCGGCATCTTCGTGCACATCGCCGCGCTGCCCTCGGCGATGGTCAACGTCTCGGCGCTGTTCCCCATCAAGTGGATGGGGCAGGGATTCCGCTCGGTGTTCCTGCCCGACGCCCTCGCTTCAGAGGAGGTGGCAGGCTCATGGGAGCCCGGCAGGACCGCCCTGGTGCTGCTCGCCTGGTGCGTGATCGGCCTGGTGCTGAGCCTGCTGACGTTCCGGTGGTCGCGCCGGTGA
- a CDS encoding sensor histidine kinase, which yields MKLSLWDLLYVVVVGAVVGFMLVDRAPGVLSAPAASILLVLCLVWYATHRRLLLSPWLFATVLGLLHLTAVWLDHTASFALFAWGAMLFAALPLRSAIAAVAALDLLPIPIALLRDGTPAKVHGLVPLTVLGLVFAVVAGTSISRITAQNEERAEMIAELSASRAEVARLSHEAGVATERARLAAEIHDTLAQGFTSIITLAQAAETTTDPATVQHRLTQVADTARENLAEARALVAALSPADLHTSGLGDAVRRQLSRLASQTGLRTACHLDPRLADLPTASQVVLLRCLQEALTNIRKHANATTVDVQLTTTGTGVVLKVVDDGVGFTAPAPGAVSGFGLAGMRQRVEQAGGVCRVDSRPGTGTTIKVELS from the coding sequence GTGAAGCTCTCCCTCTGGGATCTGCTCTACGTCGTCGTGGTGGGCGCGGTCGTCGGCTTCATGCTCGTCGACCGGGCCCCCGGCGTCCTGAGCGCTCCGGCCGCCTCGATCCTGCTCGTGCTCTGCCTCGTCTGGTACGCGACGCACCGGCGGTTGCTGCTCTCCCCATGGCTCTTCGCCACCGTCCTCGGCTTGCTGCACCTCACCGCCGTCTGGCTCGACCACACCGCATCGTTCGCCCTGTTCGCCTGGGGGGCGATGTTGTTCGCGGCGCTGCCGTTGCGTTCCGCGATCGCCGCCGTCGCGGCGCTCGACCTGCTGCCGATACCGATCGCCCTGCTCCGCGACGGCACTCCGGCGAAGGTCCACGGTCTGGTGCCCCTCACCGTGCTCGGCCTTGTGTTCGCCGTCGTGGCCGGCACCTCCATCAGCCGCATCACCGCCCAGAACGAGGAACGCGCCGAGATGATCGCCGAGTTGTCCGCCAGCCGCGCCGAGGTCGCCCGCCTCTCCCACGAGGCTGGCGTCGCCACCGAACGGGCCCGCCTCGCCGCCGAGATCCACGACACCCTCGCCCAGGGCTTCACCAGCATCATCACTCTCGCCCAAGCCGCCGAAACCACCACCGACCCGGCCACCGTCCAGCACCGCCTGACACAGGTCGCGGACACCGCCCGCGAGAACCTCGCCGAGGCCCGTGCTCTCGTCGCCGCCCTCAGCCCCGCTGACCTGCACACGTCCGGCCTCGGCGACGCCGTACGTCGGCAGCTGTCCCGGCTCGCGTCGCAGACCGGGCTCCGCACCGCCTGTCACCTCGACCCCCGTCTTGCCGACCTCCCGACCGCGTCGCAGGTCGTGCTGCTGCGCTGTCTGCAGGAGGCCCTCACCAACATCCGCAAACACGCGAACGCCACCACCGTCGACGTTCAGCTCACGACGACCGGCACCGGCGTCGTGCTGAAGGTCGTCGACGACGGCGTCGGTTTCACCGCTCCCGCGCCGGGCGCCGTCTCCGGATTCGGGCTCGCCGGCATGCGCCAACGGGTCGAACAGGCCGGCGGCGTCTGTCGCGTCGACAGCCGCCCCGGCACCGGCACCACCATCAAGGTCGAGCTCTCATGA
- a CDS encoding alpha-1,4-glucan--maltose-1-phosphate maltosyltransferase, protein MTGRFPIEDVSPVVSCGRYPAKAVVDEPIPVSARAYREGHDALGCNVVWAGPDGAERPFTRMRPGEPGQDRWHAIIRPDAVGSWTFSVEAFQDPYLTWQNAVTKKIAAGQGPADLANDLAEGARVLSAARVLVPTADRPRVAAALTALLDTDLPLPQRVEEALALADLLWEHPVREMITAGDTYSLWVDRKRALYSAWYEFFPRSEGAVGNVSGTFATATERLPGVAAMGFDVLYLPPIHPIGRVNRKGRNNALTAGPDDVGSPWAIGAAEGGHDTIHPDLGTPADFKAFISAAAAQGLEVAMDLALQCAPDHPWVTEHPEWFTTRADGSIAYAENPPKKYQDIYPVNFDNDPEGIRAEVLRVVLHWVGEGIRIFRVDNPHTKPFDFWHWLIAEVKKVDPDVLFLAEAFTRPAIMHGLGKIGFTQSYTYFTWRTTAAEMREYCEELVASADYMRPNFWPNTPDILHESLQHGGPPMFKIRAVLAALLSPSWGLYAGFELFEHVARPGAEEYLDNEKYELRPRDWAGAEAQGRSLAPFLATLNRVRRDNPALHQLRNLRFHEIDNPALLCWSKHDPETGNTVIVVCSFDPRAVQWGNTTLDMPALGFDWHERFTVHDELTGTSYDWGQRNAVRLDPYLQPAHVLTVRRPTPPTEPQPAGAEPADLTVADVPDDLSGGTAPIVPVPTPPRRSAPVPTPPRRSAARRSAPAPTDAAPKDDRWTS, encoded by the coding sequence GTGACTGGACGGTTCCCGATCGAAGACGTCTCCCCCGTCGTCTCGTGCGGGCGATACCCGGCCAAGGCGGTGGTCGACGAGCCGATTCCGGTGTCGGCGCGCGCCTACCGGGAGGGGCACGACGCACTGGGCTGCAACGTGGTGTGGGCTGGCCCGGACGGCGCTGAACGCCCCTTCACCCGGATGCGCCCCGGCGAGCCGGGCCAGGACCGTTGGCACGCCATCATCCGGCCGGACGCCGTCGGCTCCTGGACCTTCTCCGTCGAGGCGTTCCAAGATCCATACTTGACCTGGCAGAACGCGGTGACCAAGAAGATCGCCGCTGGGCAGGGGCCGGCCGACCTGGCCAACGACCTGGCCGAGGGTGCCCGGGTGCTCTCCGCCGCCCGGGTCCTCGTCCCGACCGCCGACCGGCCCCGGGTCGCCGCGGCGCTCACCGCGCTGCTCGACACCGATCTGCCGCTGCCGCAGCGGGTCGAGGAGGCGCTGGCCCTGGCCGACCTGCTCTGGGAGCACCCGGTACGGGAGATGATCACCGCCGGTGACACGTACTCCCTCTGGGTGGACCGCAAGCGAGCGCTCTACTCGGCCTGGTACGAGTTCTTCCCCCGCTCCGAAGGAGCGGTGGGCAACGTCTCCGGCACCTTCGCCACCGCCACCGAACGGCTGCCCGGCGTGGCCGCGATGGGCTTCGACGTGCTCTACCTGCCGCCGATCCACCCGATCGGCCGGGTCAACCGCAAGGGCCGCAACAACGCGCTCACCGCCGGGCCGGACGACGTGGGCTCGCCGTGGGCGATCGGCGCCGCCGAGGGCGGCCACGACACCATCCACCCCGATCTGGGTACGCCGGCAGACTTCAAGGCCTTCATCAGCGCGGCGGCGGCGCAGGGCCTGGAAGTGGCGATGGACCTGGCGTTGCAGTGCGCGCCGGACCACCCCTGGGTGACCGAGCACCCGGAGTGGTTCACCACCCGGGCCGACGGCAGCATCGCGTACGCGGAGAACCCGCCGAAGAAGTACCAGGACATCTACCCGGTCAACTTCGACAACGACCCGGAGGGCATCCGGGCCGAGGTGCTGCGGGTGGTGCTGCACTGGGTCGGCGAGGGCATCCGGATCTTCCGGGTGGACAACCCGCACACCAAGCCGTTCGACTTCTGGCACTGGCTGATCGCCGAGGTGAAGAAGGTCGACCCGGACGTGCTGTTCCTGGCCGAGGCGTTCACCCGGCCCGCGATCATGCACGGACTGGGCAAGATCGGCTTCACGCAGTCGTACACCTATTTCACCTGGCGCACGACGGCGGCCGAGATGCGGGAGTACTGCGAGGAGCTGGTGGCGTCGGCCGACTACATGCGGCCCAACTTCTGGCCGAACACGCCGGACATCCTGCACGAGTCGCTGCAGCACGGCGGCCCGCCGATGTTCAAGATCCGGGCGGTGCTGGCCGCACTGCTCTCCCCGTCCTGGGGCCTGTACGCGGGCTTCGAGCTGTTCGAGCACGTGGCCCGGCCGGGCGCCGAGGAATACCTGGACAACGAGAAGTACGAGCTGCGCCCGCGCGACTGGGCCGGCGCCGAGGCGCAGGGCCGCTCGCTGGCACCGTTCCTGGCCACCCTCAACCGGGTACGCCGGGACAACCCGGCCCTGCACCAGCTCCGCAACCTGCGCTTCCACGAGATCGACAACCCGGCGCTGCTCTGCTGGTCGAAGCACGACCCGGAGACGGGCAACACGGTCATCGTGGTCTGCTCGTTCGATCCGCGCGCCGTGCAGTGGGGCAACACCACCCTCGACATGCCGGCGCTCGGCTTCGACTGGCACGAGCGGTTCACCGTGCACGACGAACTCACCGGCACCAGCTACGACTGGGGTCAGCGCAACGCGGTCCGGCTCGACCCGTACCTGCAACCGGCGCACGTGCTGACCGTGCGCCGCCCGACCCCGCCGACCGAGCCGCAGCCGGCGGGCGCCGAGCCGGCGGACCTCACCGTCGCCGACGTGCCGGACGACCTCTCCGGCGGCACCGCACCGATCGTCCCTGTTCCGACTCCGCCCCGAAGGTCGGCCCCCGTTCCGACCCCTCCGCGCCGGTCGGCCGCCCGCCGGTCCGCCCCGGCACCGACCGACGCCGCCCCGAAGGACGACCGATGGACCAGCTGA